In Citrus sinensis cultivar Valencia sweet orange chromosome 3, DVS_A1.0, whole genome shotgun sequence, the sequence AGAAAATAGTAGATCAGATCATAACATAAGGATCTCATGAATAACGATCAATATATCTTAGATGGTACCTTCAAATCTGTGtagtttttaatttgcaaaatCGGAGAATCTTCCTTGCAGAAAGCATCTAAGACTTAGCCTTGAAAAACATTCATTTGCTTCCTCTTCTTTTTTGCCGTCCGAGCGATAGAGTGGTAATCTCCATAAAGATAAACCTAAAGACACACTTATCtattgggggaaaaaaacttcttaattaattattgaagtACTTTACTTCCCACATAAGAAACATCGAATTTCATTAAGAATTCGCAAGCTGTACAATATGACAAACATATAACGTCTACACATATAGAAATAACTGGAATCcacatatatgtataatattaataaaaataaaataaaacatatactACGGATCATGACCAAGTCGAAGCTCCAAATCTAGTTCATCTTCTTCACTTGCAccttctctcttctctttatcGTGATCAGCATGTAAATGAGATGGTCCAACTCTTAAACTGCGATTTCCTCTCCAAATTTCATCACCAATCATATTCAAATGCTGGTGATAATTTTGTCCATAAGAATCATAATTactatgattattattatttgtatggACGGATCTTTGATGGTCATCCCATGTGGATGGAGATGGGAAAAATGTCTGGTAATTTACATGTACCTCAGAATCAGACATAGCATAATATTGATGATGTGACGTGGGGTAGCTTTGAGCCGGCGCAAAGGATCTAAAActtgaataataattattattattttcatcaaCTAATTTATCAGAAATTGATGAAGAACTCGGAGGCCTGTTCTTTGCTCTATCTTTCCTGTGAATATTCATGTGACCCCCCAAGGCCTGTGCTGTAGTGAACCCTCTCTTGCAAAACACACACTCGTAGGATCTGCCGGTGCCCGCGTCAGTCTCGTCGTCGCTAGAGCTTTTCGAATAATCTTCATTAGGGTTGGATTCCATTTTGACAGAGATAAATGGACTAGAGAGAGAGATTAGGGttttaatataaagaaaaggaGGAGATATAGAGACAAAATGGGGACATAGGCATTGTCTTTGGGGCTATGTGATGAGATGATCTATGAACAAGTTCTGAAAGAGAAAAGCCTTAGATTTTTGTGAATAAGCTATATTCTTTCTTAGCGGCCGGCAGATGTTATAGTATTTGTAATCTTGACTTGATTTACATTATTTAGCAGACggtgaattaaaatttattaattttggtcaatttttttcggtataatttttcttcctaATAGTGCTCTTGTCGCTTTCATCATTCTAAGCTTTTCTTAACGCGGTCTTCAATATTATTCAATGGGCAGGTCTTTTTTTGCTGTAATATATTATAGTATTAATTAAGAAgtatggattttctttttaaaaagaaataattaaacttGGTAAGCCTTTTCAAATTAGGGCTATAATAATTCTTCAGTTAAGACGATTACTTATAATAATCTCATATGGGTTAAGATCTTTATTTgatcaaaaattttctaaatttttaaaaaccttgTGTTCATAATAGTTTATGATTAGGATTTAactactattaatttttaatttattaaccaaaaaaagtgaattttattcaaaacaaaaaatcctaACAATCTTATAATATACGTATATAGTTTGTTGTGTACGCTACATTTATGCCTATGATGGCTGCTTTATTTTAGACTTATTAATTGCTTCTCTTTTATCTTAATCTATCTGGAAGCTTCAAGGTAGTCAAAATTTCCCAACACTCACAACTCAGAAGACATAATTAGGGTCAGTACTCAATAACATAAGTCAAAAAGATGGTAAAACTTAAGTACTGATCAACCcaattaattatattggtatttccaaaaaaaaaaaactaaatgagATTGGTGTCTTTTCGTTTAAAGCCAATATTTGAATGGAGATGGACGTTTCCCCCGTTTAAAATTTCATCTAAACTGTATATCacaaccaaataataatagtaagtcTAAAATTTGTTGTTAGGCACTTGACATGTAACTAAAGAAAACGTCTTAGTTGaatactttaattaatttattaattacaattagAATTGAGACATGAGATTAATCTTTGAATAAGGAATAAAACAgggattaaaattttacataaatgattaattatgGCATTATAATTAGAGATCTTTTGTGGCATTGTGTCTGTTGAGGAAAGATGAAGGAACTTtcctataatttaattttatggacTAAGAAACATTCCATTTCTGTACTTTGCATTTGTCCTTCACTGTTATAAGCTTTGTCGCATCATTTTGTTAATGGAAACCAACATGATGTTCGTGTCATCACAGTCAAAGTCACATAAAATCAACATCTTATATGCTTGTAAATTCTTTTCATTGTGGCAGCGATCGGAAAAATAGTGACAagataatctaaaattagtctACCAACTCCACTTCAATCAAACATAGAAGTGATCAATTAGATTGGCACAAGTTTTGCTTGATCTTAGGAAATCAATAAATACTTTTCTCATTCTTAGCAAAAAGAATGATGAACATACGAGGATTAATAAGAATATTATGTAATATGGTCTCagaaatatttatattgtatGCCTGtagcttcttttttcttctcgctagaaatattttatattctgcaggccaaattttttttttttgtttttaaataaagctgCAGTTGGGCATGCAGATGACTTTTCGTTTTCTTGTAGAACTAGAAATGACTTTGCATGGAAAATGGAACCACTAAGACACGTTCCACGTATGaccaatatattttataatctcaatttctttcaatatttttattccatATTCTTTTTACGAAACTCTCAGTTAGCTAAATGTGTTATTTAAGCAAATACTTTgttcaatatttaattaaagaaattaatcatAGGTTTGATTTCTCTTTTCTGACGTGGGAGACAGAAAGGTGCAAAGTGGTTGAAAGAGAATGAGAAGACATAGCCgataaatcaatttcaatgtTGTAGGATTTTGTCCTTTGTTGATGACTTGATGTAATTTTAAGTGTAGGAATGTTTAATTGCTggcataatataataaattaatgttttgaagcttgtaattaataatatgtatatattttttttatatggcTACATAATGTTGAATTTAATAGATAGCTGAAGAAACTTGGACAACAACGGCTGTAATAGTTTTAATTCTCTCAACCAAATCTTCCGTCTTTTACCCTAATTGCCTTTTTCTATTGACCTAGCAactcttgttttcttgttatttCCTTTTAGCTTAGGTTTAAATTGATAagaattttgtcatttttcaattattggaTGTTCATTAACATTATATGATCAAATGAGGGGGATGAATCCGATCAGTGTAGGGAAGGGAAAATGGGATTTCCGAGATTCTGAATTtcgaaattttttatttcaatttcttgctgGGCATTGACATTGAGTTCTACATAGTGGAgggataattttattgtttgtaaTTGGAaagtaaatatgaaaattacccttaaaattttaaagcattGAGATGTATTATAGGTTGTTTAAAATGTGTATCAGTATTTTCTAATATGACTAATATGACGATAACTTAGTTGATGGACTTGGTCTTCTCTTTATAGTCATTAATCAAAGTTTGCATTCtactttaaatgaaaaatgtcaAGCGAACTAAACTCTGATAAAAGGGTGAAAAAAGCACATTAAGAACGACATTGTTGTGgatgaatttttttgaaaagaaaaactaaactCATCCAaaatggcatttttttttcacttagaGCATTTTGCtctatttacaaattttgttattatatttctGCCAaagtagcttttttttttttgaagttaaaCAATTacgttaaataataaaaaaattaataaaaatgatatggaaagtattaattgagaaaatgtcttcttttgtgtgtgtatgtgtatgttttttttttaataaaatgaatttggtGATTGGACCGACCTTGTAGCCCTGTCATAAAAAGTTTCATACAAAGAAGCCCATGGTGACCCCAGTCACCGACCCGAAGTGCTGCTTGAACTCTCGATCCCTTTCCTGTTTGATGAAGATcaaagatttataatttttttcgtttgcttctatttttatgattttttattattattcttttttaaacaGGGTTAAATCTGCTCTGGCTGTTTTACTAACAGTACATACAATTTtccacatattttttttaaaaaaaggaaaaaataaaaactgaaaattaaaaaaaaaggggggcaCAAAAAAGTTGAACGTGCATGCGGAGACAGGTGAAAAGCAAGAAGCAATAGGATAGTGTGcgtaaaattaaagaaaaaagaagagaagagaagagagagaggcaTCAATCAATCATCAATGCCTCAAGATTATAACGTGCGCCGACTGGGAATACCTAGCTAGCTTTccttcattgatttttttttcctggtTAACCCATGGCCATGCCAAACTTTTGCAGGTTCTGTTTGTtgattcataaaaaaatgtcttttctttttaccttTGGTGACATCATTTTGACTCTTTAATTTTACCACCCACTACTCTGAATCtgattcattcattcattcattcgtTCCCTGGTGTTGTGTTGTGTTTTAAAgtgttgttttttttgttctttgtacAGAGACATGCAGACCAAAACCATATGTCTGTTTCTTAACAAGCAAATTAAAGTCATCATGTTACTGGCACCAGACACTTGTGGGGAACAGGCGAAGTCTCAGACTCAGACTCAGATTCAGACATCGTTGATGTTGAGAAAAACAACATCCCTTTGATACCcaccaatttatttatttatttatatgctAGTTTGGAATCATACTGGACATTTCAATGGGGCACTGCCAGTTCtattttaag encodes:
- the LOC107177246 gene encoding probable transcriptional regulator RABBIT EARS, translated to MESNPNEDYSKSSSDDETDAGTGRSYECVFCKRGFTTAQALGGHMNIHRKDRAKNRPPSSSSISDKLVDENNNNYYSSFRSFAPAQSYPTSHHQYYAMSDSEVHVNYQTFFPSPSTWDDHQRSVHTNNNNHSNYDSYGQNYHQHLNMIGDEIWRGNRSLRVGPSHLHADHDKEKREGASEEDELDLELRLGHDP